A single window of Dendropsophus ebraccatus isolate aDenEbr1 chromosome 5, aDenEbr1.pat, whole genome shotgun sequence DNA harbors:
- the CREBZF gene encoding CREB/ATF bZIP transcription factor — translation MRNAHIGPPKETSAPEEWGAPCDGSLLSELDELLCTDEPNTWWKEDERPEEPSLTDLLQQLVSSDDLPELRPLQEASSCVINAETPDAVPHMAARRRGAGNKNAVAARLNRLRKKEYVSGLECKVARLSDENTRLERERRALGDRVRELESEARYLRAVLANDSALSQLLSRLTGVGGVKLSTSLFRDPPGRPDDHDYALPGLVRTAEREEDAAAPSGGVCTAEREEDAATAPSGGVCLHVDKEKVSVEFCQACARSAASATKIFSFR, via the exons atgagaaatgcacatatagggccacCTAAAGAGACTTCTGCGCCTGAGGAGTGGGGCGCGCCCTGTGACGGCTCCTTACTGTCCGAGCTCGACGAGCTGCTGTGCACGGACGAGCCCAACACCTGGTGGAAGGAAGACGAGCGGCCGGAGGAGCCTTCCCTCACCgacctcctgcagcagctggtaTCGTCTGACGACCTCCCGGAgctgcgccccctgcaggaggcCTCGTCCTGTGTGATAAACGCCGAGACGCCTGATGCAGTACCGCACATGGCCGCTAGGCGGCGCGGCGCCGGCAATAAGAACGCAGTGGCCGCTCGCCTCAACCGCCTGCGCAAGAAGGAGTACGTCAGCGGCCTGGAGTGCAAGGTGGCCCGGCTGTCAGATGAGAACACCCGGCTAGAGCGGGAGCGGAGGGCCCTGGGGGACCGAGTCCGGGAGCTGGAGTCCGAGGCCCGCTACCTGAGGGCGGTGCTGGCCAATGACAGCGCTCTATCGCAGCTGCTGAGCCGGCTGACAGGAGTGGGCGGAGTCAAGCTGTCTACGTCACTCTTCCGCGACCCACCTGGGAGGCCTGATGACCACGATTACGCGCTGCCAGGACTTGTGCGCACAGCGGAGCGGGAGGAGGACGCAGCAGCGCCATCTGGTGGAGTGTGCACAGCGGAGCGGGAGGAGGACGCTGCAACAGCGCCATCTGGTGGAGTGTGCCTGCATGTGGACAAGGAGAAGGTGTCAGTGGAGTTCTGCCAGGCCTGTGCCCGCAGCGCGGCCTCTGCAACCAAAAT TTTCTCTTTTAGGTGA
- the LOC138793439 gene encoding transmembrane protein 126A-like, which yields MEPVKSPKSEFQKLLRERFSELPAIDQKYFQYGSGLIGLSASASGLLCNKIFRETMKIRRGFLISSLVVSSLPLFQTTFLYHLAIPNAIMAGKMNCSLCNTLRGTCIGVVVGGLGSASLAAFVSTVYFLKYDKRPLPRDLFRFCISLYKPALMRMRFFLLSQAIFSMAVSAQYYVVYEKMLMMPQEEQGTNK from the exons ATGGAACCAGTAAAGAGTCCCAAGAGTGAGTTCCAAAAGCTGTTACGGGAGAGATTCAGCGAGCTTCCTGCGATTGATCA GAAATATTTCCAGTATGGGAGTGGGCTGATTGGGTTAAGTGCATCGGCTTCTGGACTGCTGTGTAACAAGATCTTCAGAGAAACCATGAAGATCCGACGGGGTTTCCTGATATCCTCCCTTGTCGTAAGCAGCCTCCCACTGTTCCAGACCACCTTCCTCTATCACCTCGCTATACCCAACGCCATCATGGCTG GTAAGATGAATTGTTCCCTATGTAACACGCTGCGTGGCACCTGTATcggagtggtggtggggggtctgggTTCGGCGTCCTTAGCCGCCTTTGTCAGCACAGTGTACTTTCTAAA ATACGATAAGAGGCCATTGCCCAGAGACTTGTTCCGATTCTGCATCAGCCTATACAAACCAGCCCTGATGAGGATGAGGTTTTTCCTCCTTAGTCAGGCCATTTTCAGCATGGCGGTCAGTGCTCAGTATTACGTCGTATATGAGAAGATGCTGATGATGCCTCAGGAGGAACAGGggacaaataaataa